The DNA sequence GTGCGCAGGGCCCGGAAAAACTTCACGTCGTCGTTGAGCAGGTAGCGCAGCATGTGAATCACGGTGGCGCCCTTCTTATAGCTCAGGCGGCTGCTGAAGATACGGCCCACGTTGGTGGTGTCGGCCGCGGGCACCAGCACGCTACCCCCGGTGCTTTGCAGACTGAAGGCGTGGGCGTTATCCATCCAGGAGCGGGCGCTGGCCGCCGTGGCAAAAGCATTGAGCGACAGGTACTCGCCGTAGGAGGCAAAGCTTTCGTTCAGCCAGATGTCGCGCCAGGAGGCGCAGGTCACGTTGTCGCCGAACCACTGGTGAAACAGCTCGTGGGCGGTCAGCGTGAAGGTGAAGCCGTCCTGGGTGGTCATGGTCTGGTGCTCCATGCCGCCGCCGATGGGGCCCATCGAGTGGCCGTACTTTTCCTTGGCGAAGGGGTACAGCCCTATCAGGTTCGAGAAGTTTTCGATAAAGCCCGGGGTACGGTCGATTTCCGTGCGGTAGTCGTTGAGCGCGGCCGTGTTGTAGAGGTAGTTGACGATGGGAATCTGGGGCCCGCCCGCGGGGTTGGCGTAGTTGACGTACTCCACGTAGGGAGCCACGGCCACCGAAATCAGGTAGTAGGCAATGGGGTAGCGCGACTTCCACTCGTAGCGGCTTTTGCCGTTGGGGCGGGGCGTCACCTGGGTCAGCACGCCGTTGGAGCCCACTTTGTTGAGACTGGCGGTCGTCACCCACACGTCGCTGGAGTCGGCCTTGTCGGTCAGCACCTGCTTGCAGGGCCACCACTCGTAGGCATTGAAGGGCTCACTCAGGCTCCAGGTCACGGGCACGCCGTAATCCGGGTCGATGGCGGTATCCAGGGCGTTGCCGATGGCGGCCGAGTTGCCGTTGGGCGCCGTGCCGCGGTAATAGATATAGGCGTTGAAGAGCGTGCCCGCCGGCACTGCCTGGGCCAGCTTCACGGTTACGTCGCCGGCGGCGCGGCGCGTGCCCACGACTTTTTTGCTGTTCACCACCACCGAGTCGATGGTGAGCGTCGGGTACAGCTCAAACGCCAGCGAGTCGAGGGCTTGGCCGCCGTTCAGGGCCAGCATGCGCACCGAGCCGCCCACGGCGCGGGAGTTATTTTCCAGCGTAATGTCGAGCTTGTAGTATTTCACGTCGTAGCGCTCCATCTTCTGACGGTGGCGCACGGTGGCGGCCGGCTGGCGCAGGGCCGCGCTCTGGTGCATCTGGGCGCAGTTGCGGGCGGCCGTGCCGTCGAGGTCGGCGGGCTGGGCGCGGTAGGTTGGAATCTGGGCCTGGGCCGCTCCGGCGAGCAGGCAGGCCACTAACGAGTATACGATTTTACGCATGCAATAAGGAGAATGAAAGGAGCCTGGGCGGAGCGCCCTACGACCCGTGGGAATTGAGTTGGCTAAGATACGCAGCCGGCCACAAACCTGGGGCCGGCGCTGGGGTTACGCAGGCAGGTTTCGTATCTTTAGACAGCCTTACCCCCCATATTATGCCTCGACTTCTATCTTCAGTTTTTTGGGTTCTGCTGCTGCTGCTCGTGGCGGCCGGGCCGGCGCGGGCCACGCACATCGTCGGCGGCGAGCTGGATCTGCAACACCAGTCCGGCAGCCGCTACCGCATCAACCTGAACCTGTACTTCGACGCGGTGTACGGCAACCCCGGCGCGCTGGATAACACGCTAACGGTCAGCATCTTTGAAAAGGACACCGACCGGCGGATGCTGAACCTGACGTTGCCCCTGGTGGCCAACACCAACGTGACCTACTCCAACATTGCCTGCACGCTGCCCATCCTGAGCACGCGCCGCATTCAGTATTCCAGCCTGATTGATTTGCCGGCCACTACCTACACCAACCCGGCGGGCTACTACGCGGCCGTGGAGCGGTGCTGCCGCAACAACAACATCCGCAACATCCGCAACCCCGGCAACGCGGGCCAAACCTACTACCTGGAGTTTCCGGCCGTGGTGCGCAACGGTAAGCCCTTTATCAACTCCACGCCCCGCATCTTCCCGCCCCTGAGCGACTATGCCTGCCGCGGCGACCTGTTCTACTACGACTTCGGCGGCCAAGACGTGGACGGCGACTCGCTGGTGTATGAGCTGTCGACGCCCCTGAACGGCCACTCTACCTCCACCGTGCCCAAGCCCGCCGCGGCCGACCCGCTGCCCTACAGCCCGATTCAGTGGCAGCCCGGCCTCAACGTGCTCAACCAGATTCCCGGCGACCCGGCCCTGACGGTGAACCGCGCCACGGGCCGGCTACAGGTGCGGCCCAACCAATTGGGCTTGTTCGTGTTCGGCATCAAATGCTCGGAATACCGCGACGGGGAGAAAATCAGCGAGGTGCGGCGCGACTTTCAGCTCCAGGTCATCGACTGCCCGCGCAACTCCGAGCCGACGATGAGCGTGTTTTCGGCCGGCGCGACCAAGGCTTACCAGCCGGGGGTAGACGTGCTGAAGCTGGAGCCCGGCAAGAGCCGCTGCCTTACCCTGCGCTTCACCGACCCCGACCCCGACTCCCGCCTGACCCTGTCGTTGTACCCGGTCAACTTCACGGCCCCGCTGCCCAGTGTCTCGCTTCTGCAGGGCACGGTCCACAAGCCGGGGGCCCCCGATACGCTGGTGTCGCAGCTCTGCTTTCCCAGCTGCACCGACACCAAAGGCAAGGTGTACCTGCTCGACGTAATCGTGGCCGACAACGGCTGCAGCCTGCCCAAACGCGACACGGTGCGCGTGGCCTTCACCGCCGTGCCCGACCCCAACAGTCCGCCCCAGGTGGCTACCACGGCCGGGCCGGGTTTGCCGCTGCGCGTGCGCATCGGCGACCTGGTCACGTTCCAGGTGACGGGCCAGGATGCCGACGCCGACCCCGTGACGCTGGAAATGAGCGGCCGGGGCTTCGCGCCGGCCAGCGTGGGGGCGGCGCTGATGCAGAACGGCGGGGTGGGCTCCCCGGTGAGCGGCACCTTTACCTGGCGCGTGCCCTGCCCGCCCACCGACAAGTTTCTCTACGAGTTTGAGTTTGCCGCCGCCGCCGCGCCCTGCAACCTGCGGCAGGCCTCGCCCCCGCTGGTTATTCCCATTCAGATTGACTATGCCAACACCCCGCCCACGCTGGCCCTGGCCCTGGCCGACACGGTTACGGTAATCAAACGGCAGCTGGGAGAGCCGTTCCGCATGACGATGGAGGGCCTGGACTCCGACGTGGACCCCTTGACGCTCACGGCCACGGCCAACGGCCTCGACCTGGCGGCGGCCGGCATGCGCTTCACCGCCCAGAACGGCGCGGGCAAAGCCACCGGCCTGCTCGAATGGACGCCCAACTGCGCCCTGGCCGCTGCCAGCCGGATGGACGTGACGTTCCGGTTGCAGGAAACCACCTGCCGGCCCGTGCCCAAAACCCGCACCCTGCGCTTCGAGGTGGTGCGGCCCGTGGCCCAGCCCTTCCTGCCGCCCAACGTCTTCACGCCCAACAACGACCAGAACCACGACTTCTTCGAGCTGCCCAGCCTGCCGCCCGACTTCTGCGACTCGCGCCTGGCCAACATCAAAATCTTCAGCCGCTGGGGCAACCTCGTCTACCAGACCACCGACCGGACTTTCAAGTGGGACGGGGGCGGCCTGCCCGCCGGCGTGTACTTCCTGCTCATTGAGTTTACCGACAAAAGCTACAAGGGCACGGTGACCATCGCGCCCTAGCCGGAGGCCTTGCCGCCCACGAAAAAGCCCCGCCTCAGAGTTGAGTCGGGGCTTTTTCG is a window from the Hymenobacter aquaticus genome containing:
- a CDS encoding M1 family aminopeptidase, translating into MRKIVYSLVACLLAGAAQAQIPTYRAQPADLDGTAARNCAQMHQSAALRQPAATVRHRQKMERYDVKYYKLDITLENNSRAVGGSVRMLALNGGQALDSLAFELYPTLTIDSVVVNSKKVVGTRRAAGDVTVKLAQAVPAGTLFNAYIYYRGTAPNGNSAAIGNALDTAIDPDYGVPVTWSLSEPFNAYEWWPCKQVLTDKADSSDVWVTTASLNKVGSNGVLTQVTPRPNGKSRYEWKSRYPIAYYLISVAVAPYVEYVNYANPAGGPQIPIVNYLYNTAALNDYRTEIDRTPGFIENFSNLIGLYPFAKEKYGHSMGPIGGGMEHQTMTTQDGFTFTLTAHELFHQWFGDNVTCASWRDIWLNESFASYGEYLSLNAFATAASARSWMDNAHAFSLQSTGGSVLVPAADTTNVGRIFSSRLSYKKGATVIHMLRYLLNDDVKFFRALRTYQTRFGGSTARTLDMQRIFEAEAGRSLDYFFQQWIRGEGYPSFAVRWNQVGSSLYIRSTETPSLPTVTPFFDTELDYRINYSNGTNQVVRLRQSQLVSTFTLPVAATVSSIQLDPNQWILNGSSTAVRDNTLSTKNAASMAAVTVYPNPCRETLRLANLTMRTAQAEITDVTGRVVLLRTVGAAQPTLDTRPLAPGLYHLRLTTPEGEVSFARFVRE
- a CDS encoding gliding motility-associated C-terminal domain-containing protein — translated: MPRLLSSVFWVLLLLLVAAGPARATHIVGGELDLQHQSGSRYRINLNLYFDAVYGNPGALDNTLTVSIFEKDTDRRMLNLTLPLVANTNVTYSNIACTLPILSTRRIQYSSLIDLPATTYTNPAGYYAAVERCCRNNNIRNIRNPGNAGQTYYLEFPAVVRNGKPFINSTPRIFPPLSDYACRGDLFYYDFGGQDVDGDSLVYELSTPLNGHSTSTVPKPAAADPLPYSPIQWQPGLNVLNQIPGDPALTVNRATGRLQVRPNQLGLFVFGIKCSEYRDGEKISEVRRDFQLQVIDCPRNSEPTMSVFSAGATKAYQPGVDVLKLEPGKSRCLTLRFTDPDPDSRLTLSLYPVNFTAPLPSVSLLQGTVHKPGAPDTLVSQLCFPSCTDTKGKVYLLDVIVADNGCSLPKRDTVRVAFTAVPDPNSPPQVATTAGPGLPLRVRIGDLVTFQVTGQDADADPVTLEMSGRGFAPASVGAALMQNGGVGSPVSGTFTWRVPCPPTDKFLYEFEFAAAAAPCNLRQASPPLVIPIQIDYANTPPTLALALADTVTVIKRQLGEPFRMTMEGLDSDVDPLTLTATANGLDLAAAGMRFTAQNGAGKATGLLEWTPNCALAAASRMDVTFRLQETTCRPVPKTRTLRFEVVRPVAQPFLPPNVFTPNNDQNHDFFELPSLPPDFCDSRLANIKIFSRWGNLVYQTTDRTFKWDGGGLPAGVYFLLIEFTDKSYKGTVTIAP